A part of Paenibacillus donghaensis genomic DNA contains:
- a CDS encoding formate/nitrite transporter family protein encodes MAYNKPQQIAEVTVENGIKKAHNPLSAVLILGFLGGAFIALGFLLDIRVIAGAPAEWGSISNFIGAALFPVGLILVLLAGGELLTGNMMAVPLAFIAKKITFLEVIKNLVLITISNLAGALFVAYFFGHVVGLTAEGVYLEKLVDMAGHKIEADFLQSFVSGIGCNWLVALAVWLSYGADNFSGKILGIWFPTMAFVAIGFQHVVANMFLIPAAIFEGYFTWGQYFENFVPVWLGNLTGGAIFVAAAYWVAYLRNAPAAIQSVDTISNQGVKKHA; translated from the coding sequence ATGGCTTATAACAAACCGCAACAGATTGCCGAAGTGACGGTGGAGAATGGGATTAAGAAGGCCCATAATCCGCTCAGCGCCGTACTGATTCTGGGCTTTCTGGGAGGAGCATTTATCGCGCTCGGATTTCTGCTGGATATCCGTGTTATTGCCGGAGCACCTGCAGAATGGGGGTCTATCTCCAACTTTATCGGGGCAGCCTTATTCCCGGTAGGTCTGATTCTGGTGCTGCTGGCCGGAGGCGAATTGCTGACAGGCAATATGATGGCGGTGCCGCTTGCTTTTATCGCGAAGAAGATTACATTTCTGGAGGTTATCAAGAATCTAGTGCTGATCACAATCAGCAATCTGGCAGGGGCTTTATTCGTAGCTTATTTCTTCGGGCATGTTGTGGGCCTGACCGCAGAGGGTGTATATCTGGAGAAGCTGGTCGACATGGCGGGGCACAAGATTGAAGCGGATTTCCTTCAGTCCTTTGTATCGGGTATCGGCTGTAACTGGCTGGTCGCGCTGGCTGTATGGCTGTCATACGGGGCAGATAACTTCAGCGGCAAAATTCTCGGTATCTGGTTTCCAACCATGGCTTTCGTAGCCATCGGCTTTCAGCACGTTGTAGCCAACATGTTCCTGATTCCGGCAGCAATTTTTGAGGGATATTTCACTTGGGGGCAATATTTCGAAAACTTCGTTCCGGTCTGGCTGGGCAATCTGACAGGCGGAGCCATATTCGTAGCCGCGGCTTATTGGGTAGCCTATCTGCGGAATGCTCCGGCTGCGATTCAATCGGTTGATACTATAAGCAACCAAGGTGTGAAGAAACACGCGTAA